The following proteins come from a genomic window of Microbacterium sp. JZ31:
- the groES gene encoding co-chaperone GroES, producing MSVSIKPLEDRIVIKQVEAEQTTASGLVIPDTAKEKPQEGEVVAVGPGRIDDNGNRVPLDVAVGDRVLYSKYGGTEVKFGADEFLVLSARDVLAVVVR from the coding sequence GTGTCGGTTTCCATCAAGCCGCTCGAGGACCGCATCGTCATCAAGCAGGTCGAGGCCGAGCAGACCACCGCGAGTGGTCTCGTCATCCCCGACACCGCGAAGGAGAAGCCCCAGGAGGGTGAGGTCGTCGCGGTGGGCCCGGGTCGCATCGACGACAACGGCAACCGCGTTCCGCTCGACGTCGCCGTCGGCGACCGCGTGCTCTACAGCAAGTACGGCGGCACCGAGGTGAAGTTCGGCGCCGACGAGTTCCTCGTGCTCTCGGCGCGCGACGTCCTCGCCGT
- a CDS encoding class I SAM-dependent methyltransferase, producing MDSAELDALLTREGLELLESLGDIASTADVARAVSRLRAAGHSPELVSAAVGQASLRTRAAAKFGEFASRMLFTRAGLEQATRMSVSAHHAHRMRAARIGRVADLGCGIGGDSLAFAAVGLGVLSVDADPVTAALAAYNLAPFRSPDGPPLEVRAGQAQDIDLAGVDAVWLDPARRTAGHRETARVSASDYSPPLDWVFDLAARLPAGVKLGPGHDREALPVGDAERGRHVETQWISVDGSTVELVVWTGSLARPGVGRSALVLRGDAAHELTAPADTADEPVRALGAFVHEPEGAIIRARLIGDVARALDAGPIAPGIAYLTGDAAATSPFVSSFRVREVLPADPKPLAKALRARGIGTLEIKKRGVDVDPAALRKRLALKGPESATLLLTRAGGKRLAILADRVPRG from the coding sequence ATGGATTCGGCCGAGCTCGACGCGCTGCTCACCCGCGAGGGACTCGAGCTTCTCGAGTCGCTCGGTGACATCGCATCGACGGCCGACGTGGCACGCGCCGTCTCGCGCCTGCGCGCGGCGGGTCACTCCCCCGAACTGGTGTCGGCCGCGGTCGGCCAGGCGAGCCTGCGCACCCGCGCGGCGGCGAAGTTCGGCGAGTTCGCCTCGCGCATGCTCTTCACGCGCGCGGGCCTGGAGCAGGCGACGCGCATGAGCGTCTCCGCCCATCACGCGCATCGGATGCGGGCGGCGCGGATCGGCCGGGTCGCGGATCTCGGGTGCGGCATCGGCGGCGACTCCCTCGCGTTCGCGGCCGTGGGCCTCGGTGTCCTCTCCGTCGACGCGGATCCCGTCACGGCAGCGCTCGCGGCCTACAATCTCGCGCCCTTCCGCTCGCCGGACGGCCCGCCCCTCGAGGTGCGCGCGGGACAGGCGCAGGACATCGACCTCGCCGGCGTCGACGCCGTGTGGCTCGACCCCGCGCGCCGCACCGCCGGGCACCGCGAGACCGCGCGCGTGTCGGCATCCGACTACTCGCCGCCGCTCGACTGGGTGTTCGACCTCGCCGCGCGCCTGCCCGCGGGCGTCAAGCTCGGCCCGGGGCACGACCGGGAGGCGCTGCCCGTGGGCGATGCCGAACGGGGCCGGCACGTCGAGACGCAGTGGATCAGCGTGGACGGGTCGACCGTCGAGCTCGTCGTCTGGACCGGATCGCTCGCCCGGCCGGGCGTCGGCCGATCCGCGCTCGTGCTGCGCGGCGACGCGGCGCACGAGCTGACCGCGCCCGCCGACACGGCGGACGAGCCGGTGCGCGCTCTGGGGGCGTTCGTGCACGAGCCGGAGGGCGCGATCATCCGGGCCCGGCTCATCGGCGACGTGGCCCGTGCGCTGGATGCGGGCCCGATCGCCCCCGGGATCGCGTACCTGACGGGCGATGCCGCGGCGACGAGCCCGTTCGTGTCGTCGTTCCGCGTGCGCGAGGTGCTCCCCGCCGATCCGAAGCCGCTCGCGAAGGCGCTGCGCGCGCGCGGCATCGGCACGCTCGAGATCAAGAAGCGCGGCGTGGACGTCGATCCGGCCGCGCTGCGCAAGCGGCTCGCGCTGAAGGGGCCCGAGTCGGCGACGCTGCTGCTCACCCGCGCGGGCGGCAAGCGGCTCGCGATCCTCGCCGACCGCGTCCCGCGGGGCTGA
- the tsaD gene encoding tRNA (adenosine(37)-N6)-threonylcarbamoyltransferase complex transferase subunit TsaD has translation MIVLGIETSCDETGIGIVRGRTAAGERNVLLSNTIASSMDEHARYGGVVPEVAARAHLEALQPAIERAVAEAGITLQDVDAVAVTSGPGLAGALMVGIGAAKALAVSLGKPLYAVNHLVGHIAADILDADAPPLEYPTVALLVSGGHTSLLLVRDLTGDVELLGETMDDAAGEAFDKVARILGLPYPGGPEIDRAAADGDPDAIRFPRGLSRASDMAKHRYDFSFSGLKTAVARWIEQREAAGEPVPVADVAASFREAVVDVLVTKALDACAQHGVPRLLLGGGVIANRRLRDVTLARAEAAGVTVRIPPLSLCTDNGAMIAALAAELIAEGRTPSTLEFGADSTLPVTQIQVAAASEDALSARSGSR, from the coding sequence ATGATCGTCCTCGGCATCGAGACCAGCTGCGACGAGACCGGCATCGGGATCGTCCGCGGCCGCACGGCAGCCGGCGAGCGCAACGTGCTGCTCAGCAACACGATCGCCAGCAGCATGGATGAGCACGCCCGCTACGGCGGCGTCGTACCGGAGGTCGCCGCGCGCGCCCATCTGGAGGCGCTGCAGCCGGCGATCGAGCGCGCGGTCGCCGAGGCGGGCATCACGCTGCAGGACGTCGACGCCGTGGCGGTGACGAGCGGCCCGGGCCTCGCGGGCGCCCTGATGGTCGGCATCGGCGCCGCCAAGGCGCTCGCGGTGTCGCTCGGCAAGCCGCTGTACGCGGTCAACCACCTCGTCGGCCACATCGCGGCGGACATCCTGGACGCCGACGCGCCGCCGCTGGAGTACCCGACCGTCGCGCTGCTCGTGTCGGGCGGGCACACGTCGCTGCTGCTCGTGCGCGACCTGACCGGCGACGTCGAGCTGCTCGGCGAGACCATGGACGATGCCGCGGGCGAGGCCTTCGACAAGGTCGCGCGCATCCTGGGCCTGCCGTACCCCGGCGGACCCGAGATCGACCGCGCGGCGGCCGACGGCGATCCGGATGCGATCCGCTTCCCGCGCGGGCTGTCGCGCGCGAGCGACATGGCGAAGCACCGCTACGACTTCTCGTTCTCCGGGCTGAAGACCGCCGTGGCGCGCTGGATCGAGCAGCGCGAGGCGGCGGGCGAGCCGGTGCCCGTCGCGGATGTCGCCGCGTCGTTCCGCGAGGCGGTGGTGGACGTGCTCGTCACCAAGGCGCTCGACGCCTGCGCGCAGCACGGCGTGCCGCGCCTTCTGCTGGGCGGCGGCGTGATCGCGAACCGGCGCCTGCGCGACGTGACGCTCGCCCGCGCGGAGGCGGCCGGCGTGACGGTGCGGATCCCGCCGCTCAGCCTGTGCACCGACAACGGCGCGATGATCGCGGCGCTCGCCGCGGAGCTGATCGCCGAGGGCCGCACCCCGTCGACGCTCGAGTTCGGGGCCGACTCGACCCTTCCCGTGACGCAGATCCAGGTCGCCGCCGCATCCGAGGATGCGCTGAGCGCGCGAAGCGGGTCGAGATGA
- the rimI gene encoding ribosomal protein S18-alanine N-acetyltransferase → MIRPATLDDLDQIMALERASFPTDAWSEAMMREELAAAHSSYIVDELAGRVAGYAGLRALPGSRDADVQTIAVAASSRGRGRGRTLLQTLLEEASSRRVREVFLEVRADNPVAQALYASEGFTELGRRPRYYQPDDVDAVVMRLDLDAWAAARTPDPADAGACT, encoded by the coding sequence ATGATCCGCCCCGCGACCCTCGACGACCTCGACCAGATCATGGCGCTCGAGCGCGCCTCGTTCCCGACCGACGCCTGGTCGGAGGCGATGATGCGCGAGGAGCTCGCCGCCGCCCACAGCAGCTACATCGTGGACGAGCTCGCGGGTCGCGTCGCCGGCTACGCGGGGCTGCGCGCGCTGCCCGGATCGCGCGATGCCGATGTGCAGACGATCGCAGTCGCCGCGTCGTCGCGCGGCCGAGGCCGCGGCCGCACGCTGCTGCAGACGCTGCTCGAGGAGGCGTCGTCCCGCCGCGTGCGCGAGGTGTTCCTCGAGGTGCGCGCCGACAACCCCGTCGCGCAGGCGCTGTACGCGTCGGAGGGCTTCACCGAGCTCGGTCGTCGCCCGCGCTACTACCAGCCCGACGACGTCGACGCCGTCGTGATGCGCCTCGACCTCGACGCTTGGGCCGCCGCCCGCACGCCCGACCCCGCTGACGCAGGAGCCTGCACATGA
- the tsaB gene encoding tRNA (adenosine(37)-N6)-threonylcarbamoyltransferase complex dimerization subunit type 1 TsaB gives MILAIDTSIGSTVAVVAPDGAVRAVAESEHTLGHAEIIGTLLERVLEESGGEITHVAAGMGPGAFTGLRIGIAAARAFALGRGLAVIPVPSHDAAALAHLDAGASGPFAVVTDARRRENAVTVYDGAAENGLPRRVAGPELRPQTADLASDPLTSGAEIVRAERIRAGDVGRVAALLLASGWRPTGELAETEPLYLRSPDVTVGHAPKRVSA, from the coding sequence GTGATCCTCGCCATCGACACCTCGATCGGTTCGACCGTTGCCGTCGTCGCACCGGACGGCGCCGTGCGCGCCGTTGCGGAGAGCGAGCACACCCTCGGCCACGCCGAGATCATCGGAACGCTGCTGGAGCGCGTGCTCGAGGAGTCCGGCGGCGAGATCACGCATGTCGCCGCGGGCATGGGCCCCGGCGCATTCACCGGCCTGCGCATCGGCATCGCCGCCGCGCGCGCGTTCGCGCTCGGCCGTGGACTCGCGGTCATCCCGGTCCCCAGCCACGATGCCGCCGCGCTCGCGCACCTCGACGCGGGCGCATCCGGACCGTTCGCCGTCGTCACCGACGCCCGCCGGCGCGAGAACGCCGTGACGGTGTACGACGGCGCGGCCGAGAACGGCCTGCCGCGTCGCGTCGCCGGCCCGGAGCTGCGCCCGCAGACGGCCGACCTGGCGTCCGACCCGCTGACGTCCGGCGCGGAGATCGTGCGCGCCGAGCGGATCCGCGCGGGCGACGTCGGACGGGTCGCCGCGCTCCTGCTGGCGTCCGGATGGCGGCCGACAGGTGAGCTCGCCGAGACCGAGCCGCTGTACCTGCGCTCGCCCGACGTCACCGTCGGGCACGCGCCGAAGCGGGTGAGCGCATGA